The following is a genomic window from Phaseolus vulgaris cultivar G19833 chromosome 6, P. vulgaris v2.0, whole genome shotgun sequence.
CTTCTCTCTTATCTTTCCGCGATGCATACCCTTCCCTGATCTTTTCACTTAGGCCTCCGATTGATCTTTCTATCTGCGAGGACTCCTCCCCTCGAAGGCGTCGCCTGCCTTGCCATTGCCTAAAGGCAAAGAAGGATTTAGTTTCTACCATGGCCTCATGGTGTCTAGatactttgggacaaaagtcgCGCTTTGGTGGTCACGCCCATGGAGATGTCTATGCAATGGTACTGTATCGTCCGCGGAGTGTCTAAAACACCAGGGCAACTCAACCTTTTTGcgtttggtgcccacgcctgagaagaggcctgctacagcaatgtcgtatcgtcctcagggtatCTGACAACGCCAAGGGGAAAATGTTCCAAACATCAGAGGCTGGGGCTAGTTGTTCCTGCCTGAGGAGGGGTCGTCCCGAAGGAAGCCCTCGacccctgctcagggactaggCACCCAGATTTTTAGCTTTCATCTATTGTCTGATACTGGGGccagctattcatacctgaggagggggcgtcccgaaggaatcccttaacccctgctcaaggactgaGTGCCCGGGTTTTTAACTTATGTCTAACAActgataccggggctagctgttcatacttgaggaagGGGTGTCCCGAAGGATTCCCTTAACCCTTGCCCAAGGACTAGGCTTCCGGATTTTATCTTATActgatatctggtaccggggctagctgttcctACTTGAgaagggggcgtcccgaaggaatcctttaacccctgctcaagaaCTGAGCGCCCGGGTTTTTAACTTATGTCTAACAActgataccggggctagctgttcatacttgaggaggggatGTCCCGAAGGattcccttaacccctgctcaaggactgaGCGCCCGGGTTTTTAACTTACActgatatctggtaccggggctagctattcatacttgaggagggggcgtcccgaaggaatcccttaacccctgatcaaggactaggctcccggatttAAACTTATACTAGACATACCTATTATCTTGCTCTGAATTTGACCTCTGTTTGATTATCTGGTGGCGACGCCTACTTCTAGCGACGCCTTGTTCTAGTGACACCTTATCTTGGCATCGctatcttggcgacaccttgtCTTGGCaacgccttctcttggcgacgcctaatcttggcgacgccttgttctGGCGAagccttgtcttggcgacgccaactttgtctttttcttcgATCTTTGATTTTACAAGAAAGGGAAAAACTAAGGCAAATATAtcttaaacttttcttttctttatttgggtaacctcattaaaaaacccccgggagggaaaaagagtgtcccctttacaaactTCAACTGGAATAacatcaactgaaataaaactttaaatttgccGCATTCCAGctacgtgggatggggcccCCTTCTAAAGTCTCTAGCTTATACGAACCATTCCCTTTGGCCTTGGTTATCCTGAATGACcccgtccacttgggagacaacttgttttctaattcgtaggggtgggccttcctcatgaccagatcaccaacctggaattgtcgcagcttcaccttggagctgtactgacgctccactcttctcttcaccgcctcaacCTTAATTTTCGCCTCTTCTCTAGCTTCATCTATTAAGTCCAGGTTCACcctcctttcttcattggactcttctgCCACGAAACCTAGGAAGCGAGGCGAGCTTTcgtggatctctactgggatcatggcgtccgatccatacactaagctgaaaggtctctccatggtggaagattggggcgtggtgtggtaagcccatacaatccttggtacttcttctgcccacacccctttagccttctctaatctgcgtttcaaacccctcaacaaaactctgtttgccgactcgacctgcccatttgtctgggggtgttcgactgatgcaaacacctgcttgattcctacttctgtacatagcttccccaactgttggctcgcgaactgggtgccattgtctgaaatgagacgccttggcactccaaaacgacacacaatgttcttccaaacaaagtgttgtaccttgtgcgcggtgatctgtgccactggctcggcctctatccatttggtgaagtattcgatggcaacgatcaggtacttcatctgtcttatcgccagtgggaacgggcctaGGATATCAACTCCCCAAGTATGGAAGGGCCACAGACTGTATATGGATCTTagctcctctggcggcgccttgtgccaatcagcgtgcctctggcactgcttgcaatgTTGGGCGTATCGTACGCAATCCtctcttactgttggccagaagaaccctGCACGTATCACCTTGGACGCCAAGGATTttcctcccacgtggctcccacaaataccttcgtgaAGTTcggccattatcctggtgcacgcatcgccgcttacgcacgtcaggatagggtgcgtaaacccatgcctgaacaatatcccatccactaaggtgtacctggcggcgttcctcttaatcttcttgCCCTCCTCTGGCTCTGCTGGAAGGATTCCATCCGCTAGGTATCGcctgtaaggggt
Proteins encoded in this region:
- the LOC137833215 gene encoding uncharacterized protein, translated to MERPFSLVYGSDAMIPVEIHESSPRFLGFVAEESNEERRVNLDLIDEAREEAKIKVEAVKRRVERQYSSKVKLRQFQVGDLVMRKAHPYELENKLSPKWTGSFRITKAKGNGSYKLETLEGGPIPRSWNAANLKFYFS